In Nocardia sp. NBC_00403, one DNA window encodes the following:
- a CDS encoding PucR family transcriptional regulator yields the protein MLLSVADVLAMPVVRAGDPQVVGGGSLDRPVRWVHVSDLPEVAELLVGGELILTTGPALSGSDAATVDYLSALAGAGVSGLVVELGDAVPALAPVVATTADALGLPVIALHRITRFVEITEAVHRVIVADQYAELEFARTVHETFTELSVRRASLAEIVKTAAGMLDCSVVLEDLSHRVLALTARHTTTSAILENWETTSRMLPEGWDVVAVGPHTQRWGRLILRSSRVPTPRARMVLERAAQTLTLHRMIDKDRFGLHRQAQTGLIDDLVNGRVLDERDAQARAAALGLLARRANYVPLAMDVAALDETDQVARQRRSVGVLDAVTHGLGLTKAAALTAADHGDRVSMILAVPRTADLDEVLHGICLAITAEVRRVEGVQQVVVGVGAESESLLDTARELAHAMHVAEVALSLETSAPRPFYRGGDVRLRGLLSLIRNEPGVQNFAETELSALLRYDIRHAADLTRTLRQFLDVAGNKTELARRLNISRPTLYDRLARIERILDVDLEDGESRTSLHTALLIRDLTANADKL from the coding sequence GTGCTGCTGTCTGTTGCGGATGTCTTGGCCATGCCGGTGGTGCGTGCGGGGGATCCACAGGTCGTCGGTGGGGGATCGCTGGATCGTCCAGTGCGGTGGGTCCATGTCAGCGATCTGCCGGAGGTCGCCGAGCTGCTGGTCGGCGGCGAGCTGATTCTGACCACCGGACCGGCCTTGAGCGGCAGTGACGCGGCGACGGTCGACTATCTGTCGGCGTTGGCGGGAGCGGGCGTGTCCGGTCTGGTCGTCGAGCTGGGCGACGCCGTGCCCGCCTTGGCTCCGGTGGTCGCGACCACCGCCGACGCGCTCGGACTGCCGGTGATCGCACTGCACCGGATCACCAGGTTCGTCGAGATCACCGAGGCGGTGCACCGGGTGATCGTGGCCGATCAATACGCCGAACTGGAGTTCGCGAGGACGGTGCACGAGACCTTCACCGAACTCAGTGTTCGGCGCGCCTCGCTGGCGGAGATCGTCAAGACCGCCGCGGGCATGCTCGACTGCTCGGTGGTGCTCGAAGACCTTTCCCATCGGGTGCTCGCACTGACCGCGCGGCACACCACCACCTCGGCGATCCTGGAGAACTGGGAGACCACCTCGCGCATGCTGCCCGAAGGCTGGGATGTGGTGGCGGTCGGTCCGCACACCCAGCGGTGGGGCAGGCTGATCCTGCGCTCCAGCCGGGTGCCGACCCCACGGGCGCGCATGGTGCTCGAGCGCGCCGCCCAAACCCTGACCCTGCATCGGATGATCGACAAGGATCGCTTCGGACTGCACCGGCAGGCGCAGACCGGCCTTATCGACGACCTGGTCAACGGCAGAGTGCTCGACGAGCGTGACGCGCAGGCCAGGGCAGCGGCGCTGGGTCTGCTTGCGCGCCGGGCGAATTACGTGCCGCTCGCGATGGATGTTGCCGCGCTGGACGAAACCGATCAGGTCGCCAGGCAGCGCCGCAGCGTGGGCGTGCTCGACGCGGTGACGCACGGCCTCGGGTTGACGAAAGCCGCCGCGCTGACCGCGGCGGATCACGGCGATCGCGTCAGCATGATCCTCGCGGTCCCGCGTACCGCCGACCTCGACGAGGTGCTGCACGGGATCTGTCTGGCGATCACGGCCGAAGTGCGCCGCGTCGAGGGTGTGCAGCAAGTGGTCGTCGGCGTTGGCGCGGAATCGGAATCGCTGCTGGACACCGCGCGCGAACTGGCCCACGCCATGCATGTCGCCGAGGTTGCGCTATCGCTGGAAACGTCCGCGCCGCGGCCCTTCTATCGCGGCGGGGACGTTCGGTTGCGCGGCCTGCTCTCTCTCATCCGCAACGAGCCCGGCGTGCAGAACTTCGCCGAAACCGAGCTGAGTGCGCTGCTGCGCTACGACATTCGGCATGCGGCCGACCTGACCCGCACGTTGCGGCAATTCCTCGATGTGGCGGGCAACAAAACCGAACTCGCACGCAGACTCAACATCAGCAGGCCGACGCTCTACGACCGGCTGGCGCGCATCGAGCGCATCCTCGACGTCGATCTCGAGGACGGTGAGTCCCGCACCTCGCTGCACACCGCTCTGCTCATTCGAGATCTGACCGCGAACGCCGACAAACTGTAA